One Dermacentor silvarum isolate Dsil-2018 chromosome 10, BIME_Dsil_1.4, whole genome shotgun sequence genomic window carries:
- the LOC125940671 gene encoding translation initiation factor IF-2-like — protein MKAVMAHPVQVLYSLHSRKGKRAFINLKLCRIVTDVICAKRGGGGNLTQAQDFIKWLPGSVDSGGGRKRRFTETFAAEQPDDPSLRGRNHCLPTAALSLPHPCPQVPGKSTVGPSCPAAAAPDPSPAAAPAAPAPPPAAAPGAEHPY, from the exons atgaaggctgtaatggcgcaccccgtccaagtgctttacagccttcatagcaggaaggggaagagggcattcatcaatttgaagttatgccggatagtcacag atgtcatctgtgcgaaacgggggggggggggcaacctgACACAAGCGCAGGACTTCAttaagtggttgccagggtctgtagacagcggtggtggcaggaagaggcgtttcacagaaacgtttgcagcagagcagcccgatgatccctcccttcggggcaggaatcattgcctgcccactgctgccctctccctgccccacccttgccctcaggtccctggcaagtccaccgtcggcccctcctgtccggctgctgcgGCCCCTgatccttcccctgctgcagcccctgccgcccctgcccctcctcctgctgctgcccctggagctgagcacccctactga